The sequence CTGTTTGGAAATAAAAAGGATTTGTTTAATTCGAATGTGCAAAAGAAGTGGAATAATTTGTGGAAAGAACCTTATCTATAGTGCCGATAGACTACCGGCTTAACACAGTGCTTAATGCTTAGAGATCCTAATCAAATCTGTTAGCCCGTCAACCCGCGAACTACGGAGTCGTCTACATTAAatggtgccgtgaccaggatcCACGCGGTTGCGTAAAGGCTATTGTGCACAAGGATTTGAGGATTAAAAGGTTGTGTGGAGGACATCTTTGGGTCTACAATTATACAGTTGTTCATCTATAACCAACTATCTATCGGGTTGAGATCTCACTCTCTCTACCAGCAACAACGTACTTTCGTCACACCATACATTGATCAATAGCGTGCTCTATGGCAGTGTGTAACAAAAGGAAAGATAAGATACAAGGCCTAAATCGTGTAGGCCACAGGCTTTCCAACTGTATCTTGCATGCCTGCTGGTGCTTTTGAGATCTATTTTTTATTCTATGTGAACCGGCGTTGGCTTTTCGATGTGACGTCGCACGAACCGAGGATGGAAGCAGTACACTACACACTATAGTTCGACTGATAGTACTTGTACAGCACACAGTGATTTGGTGCGTTCATTCATTGGTTCAGTCTGACGACTATTTACACtggtcaacaacaaaaaattgttCCGAATTCAACTAGTAGAAACGGTGATACGAAAGGTTGCGAGTAGATTTCAAGGGAAAACTGGCTCGTATTTCGAAATTGCGGAAAAGGTGTTAGCTGGTTGCATTTAAATCTAGAAGTTCAAGGCCTATTATTGGCAGGCCTCAGGTGAGTGCTTGTCCAATTAGTTTACGTAATTTGGGTGGTGCTATATGGTACCATTTTATCTCGTTTCTCGGTACATGTGATCGTTGGCTACGGACGGAGAATCTTCACACACATCTGTGCGGCCAAAAATATCATCACGAATAAGGATAACATGTCGTGGAGTGATGTGATCAATGGAGTAATCAGTAGGTCTACGGAAGCAAGGTTAGTGCTATCAAacccaaacgaatttctggattgcTGTTGATATTTTCTGGCTGTTTGCTGCTTTGGAgattatttcaaaattacaaGGCCTGTTGTTGACAGGTACAAGGTTAGTACCTGTCCAACCGATATCAATTCATAAGCCAGTGCTATTTGGGattatattttcttttctcggATTCAACTGAGCCGTTGGAGTTTCCCTAATAAGGGAATTGTTTGCTGCAATACAGCCTACATTGCTGGTTGCACTTTTTGGTATTCTGGGAAACGCCACAAATCGAAGTACGACGACGAGCAATTTAAGGTGTGCTGGTACACGGGGGCCGATGGAAGCCGCTGTTACTAAAATACAAGGCCTTGTTGAGACAGGCCTCAGGCGAGTACCTGTCCAACTGCCCCACTTGGAGTCTTGCAGTGCTTCTTGGTTCGTTTCCATTTTCATTCTCGGTCGTCATCGTTCGTACTTCGACTTGCTGTGCTGGTAGTGGTTGTGGGAAATGACTGAAaagaaaattaaagaaaaagtgaaaaagcgGGAGCGCATTGTCGGGTCCTTAAAACGACATGCGCAATTTCTGAGTAGTTTTGTACCAGATGTACATACGGGGGAAGTTCAATCGAGGCTGGACAAGATTGAGACGAAGTTTGAAGAATTTGAAGAGGTTCAGGAGGAAATTGCGGAACTGGATGTGGAAGGCGCCTATGAGGAGGACTGCACCAAGGCCTACGAGGAATTTGAGAAGCTGTACTAGCGTCTACGGGCAGCTTTGCTGGCGAAATTATCAACGGAGACGCATGGGGACTTGAACAACACGTTAGCACGGAATGGACAGCCTATAGGAGCACACACTGGAGTACGTCTACCGCAGATTTCTCTACCGGAATTTGACGGTGACTACAAGCAATGGCTATCGTTTAAATCTACGTATGTGTCGCTGATTCACGATTCCGGAGAGCTCAGCGACGTTCAAAAGTTCCACTATCTAAAGTCGGCGCTCAAAGGGGAAGCTGCGAAACTTATTGAATCACTGACGCTCACCAATGACAACTATCTCATCGCTTGGAGTACGATTACGAAGCGGTATTCCAACGAGTACCTGTTGAAGAAGAGGCATCTTCAGGCGCTGATGGAATATCCGAAGGTGGAGAAGGAGTCGTCTGCAGCTATTCATGCTCTGGTTGATGAATTCGAACAGCGGTTGAAAATCTTAAAGCAATTAGGAGAGAAGACCGACGACTGGGGTGCAATGATTGTTCACTGGATGTGCTCCAAATTGGACACAAAGACACTTCAACTTTGGGAAGACCACCCTCCGTCTACCAAGGATCCGACGTTCACGATGCTggtgaatttcctggagaagaGGACAAGGGTTCTCGAAGCGGTTTCGTCGAACGTCGAATTAAAGGGCTGTATGCAGAAGATGGAAGTGAAGCGTCAAAAGGTAATCGTTCATTCGGTTACCGATGGGGATAAAAGTTCTCTAGCCTGTTCTTGTTGTGGAGAGTCGCATTTCTTAGGAAGATGcggcaaatttttgaaaatgacgCTGAAGGAGCGGCTGCAGTTCATCAACAACAAGCGGCTTTGTAGCAATTGCATGAAGTCTGGACATTGGGTACGGGATTGCGCATCAAAGTTCAACTGCCGAGATTGTGGAAAAAAGCATAATTCATTGATTCATCCAGGATTCCCGCTAAGCAGCAGTGGTTCTGGTACTAGTGAGAACCCCGTGGGTAAATCGGAGAAGGCACGAAACGAAAAAACGGTTACATCCAATGTGGCGGCCAACGATGTGGGATCTGAAGACGAAGGCGATCAAGGAGCGGTTGGTACATACAATGTAGGGACCAAGGGCGGAAGCTTTTCAAGCGTGCTATTGTCTACAGTGGTGCTGGTAATTCGGGATCAACATGGAAGGAAACATTTGGCTCGAGCGTTGCTAGACAGCGGATCTCAAGTTAATATTATCAGTGAGCGGTTATGCCAGATGCTAAGCTTGAAACGTAGAACAATAAGCGTGCCAATTTGTGGTGTAGGAGAAGCGGAGACACGAGCGAGATATTTAGTTAACACTCTAGTCAGTTCTCGCATTCAAGACTTCTCCGTAGGAATGGAGTTACTTgttcttcagaaggtgacatcgaaCTTACCGTCGGTGCAAATACCCATGACACACTGGAAAATACCAGAGAATATCCAACTCGCCGATCCAAACTTCAACGTCAGTAATCGGATCGATCTTCTGATTGGAGCAGAGCATTTCTATCGATTCTTATTCGAAGGAGATAAAAAGAGGATTACGCTGGGTCCGGGGCTGCCTAAGCTGATCAATTCAGTGTTTGGTTGGATAGTTACGGGGAAAGCTTCCGAAACTCAGAGGACGGCAGTAAGTTGCTGTGTAGCGGCGGCTCCTGACAATTTGCAAGCACAGTTGTGCAAGTTCTGGGAGATCGAGTGCAATGAGGAGCGGTTACCTTGGACAAAGGAGGAACATGACAGTGAAGAGCATTTCGTACGGACTTTCAGTCGCACGGAGGACGGTCGATATGTAGTACGGCTACCGAAACACGTGAACATCGAGCAAATGTTGGGTGAATCTCGTGCGATGGCTTTATCAAGATATCGAAAATTGGAGCAACAGCTGGGATGGAATACAGACAAGCGTCTGCAATACAATGCATTCATGCAAGAATATCTGGATCTAGGTCATATGAGGGAGGTCagtccagaggaactcctgaaagagaCAGCAGCGGCAAGCTCTAGAAAGGTCTACTACTTGCCGCATTACGCAGTGCTGAAAGAATCAAGCACTACAACAAAGGTTCGCGTTGTTTTTGACGGATCAGCCAGCACGGACAGTGGCTATTCATTGAACGACGCTCTTCTAAAGGGTCCCATAGTTCAAGATGAACTTCTAAGCCTGCTTGTTCGGTTTCGGAAGTACGAGGTGGCATTAGTTGCAGATATTGAAAAGATGTACAGGCAGGTGCAAGGCAGGTGCAAGTACATACACACCAGATTGCAGCGCATCTTCTTCCGATTTTCTCCGGACGAACAGGTTAAGGTTTTTGAGCTTTCAACGGTAACTTATGGCTTAACGCCTTCTTCATTCTTGGCGATTCGTGCTCTGCATCAACTAGCAGCCGATGAAGGAGCAGATTATCCAGATGCCGTTGAAGCTATACTTCACGATTTTTATGTAGATGACTACATCGGTGGAGCATCCAGCATAGACGAGGCAATCCAACTCCAAAGAAACCTCGATATGCTGATGATGAAAGGCCGTTTTGCTTTGCGCAAATGGTGTTCCAATCGGTCAGAAGTTCTGGCAGGCATACCGATCGAGCAACTTGGAACCAACTTATCGCTTTCTTTCGAAATTGGCCCGGACGAGAAGGTGAAGGCCTTAGGAATCACCTGGGAGCCCGGGACGGATCAACTACGATTTTTTTATGACATCATAGACAACGATCAAGCTTGGACGAGAAGAAGCATCCTGTCTTCGATAGCCAAGCTCTTCGATCCACTGGGATTGATATCGCCGGTGATCGTTTCTGCAAAAATAATGATGCAAGAGCTTGCTTTGCTCAATACAGGATGGGATGCAGCAGTTCCCGTCGATATTAACGAGAAATGGAAGCAGTTTCACGCGCAACTAGGTGATATTTCTGAATTGCGGATCAGCAGGTTCGCTTTTGTTTCTAATTGGACTGATATTCAATTCCACTGCTTCGCTGATGCTTCTATCCTAGCCTACGGTGCATGTTTATACGTCCGCACGACGAATGCAGCGGGAAGCGTACGGATCGAGCTGCTCTCTTCGAAATCGCGCGTTGCGCCGCTCAAGAGACTGACATTGCCGAGGCTGGAACTTTGCGCCGCTAAGGAAGCTGCGTTTCTACACATGAAAGTGACTAAATCTCTCTCAATGCAAGATGTACGATCTTTTTTCTGGTCCGACAGTACAATCGTGCTGCACTGGTTACGAGCCCCGCCAAATTCTTGGCAAACTTTCGTGGCCAATAGAGTTTCGACGATTCAAACCACCACCTACCCACATTCTTGGCGTCATGTAGCAGGGAAGGAGAATCCTGCCGATTTGGTATCACGGGGAATGGCGGTCAGCGATTTTCTTAATAGTCAATTGTGGAAACAAGGGCCCACATGGCTGCGTAACGACGAGGAAGAATGGCCTAATTCTGGCGAAGACTGCATTCCAGTGGAAGAACAGTTGGAGATTCGTAAGGTGGTACACATGATCAAAGTCGCCGAACCACCCAATGAGTTATTCAGCTTGCGTTCATCATTACCTTCTTTAATTCGTGTCGTCGCCTACTGTCGTCGTTTTGCACACAACTGTCGCAATGTTAACGATAGAAACATTTCTATTGCTTTGTATCCTGAAGAAATACAATCGGCGAAGATGGTTTTAACTCGCATCGCTCAGAAGGAACGATTTCCGGAGGAGATCAAAGTGTTGCAACGACAACAGCGAATCCATCACAAATCGAGCTTGAAAAGACTCTCTCCTTTCCTTGACAACGACGGAACTATCAGAGTTGGTGGACGCTTACGTTTTTCGAATGAACACTATACGGCTAGACATCCCGCTGTATTACCGAATCACCACCCTTTCACTGACCTTGTCGTACAGTTCTTCCATTCCCAAAACTTTCACTGCGGTCCTCAGCTCACGTTGACTGAAATACGACAGCAGTTTTGGCCTATACACGGAAAAAGTGTCGTCAACGCAGTGCTTCGCAAGTGCGTCAAATGTTTTCGAATCAATCCAACGCCAATCCAACAGCCCATGGGGCAGCTACCGGCGGGCCGCGTTCGTCCAGGACGCCCATTTCTGATAACAGGCGTTGATTATTGCGGACCATTTTGGTTGAAGCCTCCTCGTCGAAACACTGCTGCACCGAAAGTGTATATTGCGGTGTTCGTTTGCTTTTCGACCAAAGCAATGCACCTCGAAGTTGCTGGCGACCTGTCTACGGCTAGTTTCCTTTCTGTCTTACGCAGGTTCATCGGATATCGTGGAATCCCATCCGAAATGCATTCGGACAATGCCAAAAACTTTTCTGGGGCCCGCAATGAATTGAAAGCACTATACGATATGCTGAACAATCCGCTCAGTTACTCTATCATCAGCAAGGAACTCTCTCAACAGGGCATAAAATGGCAGTTCATTCCTCCGCGCGCTCCCAACTTTGG comes from Armigeres subalbatus isolate Guangzhou_Male chromosome 2, GZ_Asu_2, whole genome shotgun sequence and encodes:
- the LOC134209891 gene encoding uncharacterized protein LOC134209891 codes for the protein MTEKKIKEKVKKRERIVGSLKRHAQFLSSFVPDVHTGEVQSRLDKIETKFEEFEEVQEEIAELDVEALLAKLSTETHGDLNNTLARNGQPIGAHTGVRLPQISLPEFDGDYKQWLSFKSTYVSLIHDSGELSDVQKFHYLKSALKGEAAKLIESLTLTNDNYLIAWSTITKRYSNEYLLKKRHLQALMEYPKVEKESSAAIHALVDEFEQRLKILKQLGEKTDDWGAMIVHWMCSKLDTKTLQLWEDHPPSTKDPTFTMLVNFLEKRTRVLEAVSSNVELKGCMQKMEVKRQKVIVHSVTDGDKSSLACSCCGESHFLGRCGKFLKMTLKERLQFINNKRLCSNCMKSGHWVRDCASKFNCRDCGKKHNSLIHPGFPLSSSGSGTSENPVGKSEKARNEKTVTSNVAANDVGSEDEGDQGAVGTYNVGTKGGSFSSVLLSTVVLVIRDQHGRKHLARALLDSGSQVNIISERLCQMLSLKRRTISVPICGVGEAETRARYLVNTLVSSRIQDFSVGMELLVLQKVTSNLPSVQIPMTHWKIPENIQLADPNFNVSNRIDLLIGAEHFYRFLFEGDKKRITLGPGLPKLINSVFGWIVTGKASETQRTAVSCCVAAAPDNLQAQLCKFWEIECNEERLPWTKEEHDSEEHFVRTFSRTEDGRYVVRLPKHVNIEQMLGESRAMALSRYRKLEQQLGWNTDKRLQYNAFMQEYLDLGHMREVSPEELLKETAAASSRKVYYLPHYAVLKESSTTTKVRVVFDGSASTDSGYSLNDALLKGPIVQDELLSLLVRFRKYEVALVADIEKMYRQVQGRCKYIHTRLQRIFFRFSPDEQVKVFELSTVTYGLTPSSFLAIRALHQLAADEGADYPDAVEAILHDFYVDDYIGGASSIDEAIQLQRNLDMLMMKGRFALRKWCSNRSEVLAGIPIEQLGTNLSLSFEIGPDEKVKALGITWEPGTDQLRFFYDIIDNDQAWTRRSILSSIAKLFDPLGLISPVIVSAKIMMQELALLNTGWDAAVPVDINEKWKQFHAQLGDISELRISRFAFVSNWTDIQFHCFADASILAYGACLYVRTTNAAGSVRIELLSSKSRVAPLKRLTLPRLELCAAKEAAFLHMKVTKSLSMQDVRSFFWSDSTIVLHWLRAPPNSWQTFVANRVSTIQTTTYPHSWRHVAGKENPADLVSRGMAVSDFLNSQLWKQGPTWLRNDEEEWPNSGEDCIPVEEQLEIRKVVHMIKVAEPPNELFSLRSSLPSLIRVVAYCRRFAHNCRNVNDRNISIALYPEEIQSAKMVLTRIAQKERFPEEIKVLQRQQRIHHKSSLKRLSPFLDNDGTIRVGGRLRFSNEHYTARHPAVLPNHHPFTDLVVQFFHSQNFHCGPQLTLTEIRQQFWPIHGKSVVNAVLRKCVKCFRINPTPIQQPMGQLPAGRVRPGRPFLITGVDYCGPFWLKPPRRNTAAPKVYIAVFVCFSTKAMHLEVAGDLSTASFLSVLRRFIGYRGIPSEMHSDNAKNFSGARNELKALYDMLNNPLSYSIISKELSQQGIKWQFIPPRAPNFGGLWEAAVRSVKTALKKEVGLHKLSYEDFTTLLVQITATLNSRPLSPLSDDPTEFEALTPVHFLIGSVMKALPEPNITNIPTNRLDHYQQTQHMFQNFWQRWSKQYLMQLQVVTKDLSINLIEVGKIVVLREDNLPPLCWPLARIISLHPGSDGVVRVVTVKTANGIYKRAVNRICPLPTDDMERRTSVLPSN